A genomic stretch from Edaphobacter aggregans includes:
- a CDS encoding MGMT family protein — protein MRPPAAPQNLKRRILKDALRKNEQRDDAFRRIIRSVPKGKVSTYGKVAAAAGYPLYHRAVAKLLRSATVHGLPWQRIVGAGGEIKLRGEAAAEQRLRLSMEGVKFRGKRVNMEIYEHTLRSWETFD, from the coding sequence ATGCGACCGCCAGCCGCTCCACAAAACCTCAAGCGAAGAATCCTAAAAGATGCGCTCCGCAAAAATGAGCAGCGCGACGACGCTTTTCGACGGATCATTCGCTCAGTCCCCAAAGGCAAAGTCTCGACCTACGGCAAAGTCGCCGCGGCAGCAGGCTACCCGCTCTACCATCGAGCGGTGGCAAAGTTACTACGCAGCGCTACCGTTCACGGACTCCCGTGGCAACGCATCGTCGGTGCTGGCGGCGAGATCAAACTAAGAGGGGAAGCTGCAGCGGAACAACGCCTTCGACTCAGCATGGAAGGCGTAAAGTTTCGAGGCAAGCGCGTCAACATGGAAATCTACGAACACACCCTTCGCAGTTGGGAAACATTCGATTAA
- a CDS encoding alpha/beta fold hydrolase, which translates to MNTIKMSEEIDQHRRRFLGTGAMAIAAAQFGIFGSAEAQSSKPNPADVPAIKPGTNTSFPSLKQIDAGLLNVGYAEAGPADGPPVILLHGWPYDIHSFVDVAPLLASAGYRVIVPFLRGYGTTRFLSSETFRNGQQSVVALDIIALMDALKIQKAIIAGFDWGARTANIIAALWPERCKAMVSVSGYLIGSPEANKAPLPPRAELAWWYQFYFATDRGQLGYGKFTHDFNKLIWQTASPKWNFDDATFDRSAASFNNPDHVAIVIHNYRWRLDLAQGEPKYDEYEQKLFAGPVITVPTIVLEGDANGAPHANDDTGYRKKFAGKYAFRIITGGIGHNLPQEAPQAFAKAVIEVDGF; encoded by the coding sequence ATGAATACCATCAAGATGTCTGAAGAAATCGACCAGCACCGCCGCCGCTTTCTTGGCACTGGAGCCATGGCCATCGCCGCCGCCCAGTTCGGCATATTCGGCTCTGCGGAGGCACAATCCAGCAAGCCAAACCCTGCAGATGTGCCCGCGATTAAGCCCGGAACGAACACATCGTTCCCCTCACTGAAGCAGATCGACGCCGGTCTCCTCAATGTCGGATACGCTGAGGCCGGCCCCGCCGATGGTCCTCCGGTCATTCTTCTCCATGGCTGGCCCTACGACATTCACAGCTTTGTCGATGTTGCTCCATTACTGGCATCGGCGGGCTACAGAGTGATCGTCCCGTTCCTGCGCGGCTACGGCACAACACGCTTTCTCTCAAGTGAAACATTCCGCAATGGCCAGCAATCGGTGGTCGCTCTCGACATCATCGCGTTGATGGACGCCCTCAAGATCCAGAAGGCAATCATCGCCGGATTTGATTGGGGAGCGCGAACAGCCAATATCATCGCGGCCCTCTGGCCCGAGCGCTGCAAGGCAATGGTCTCCGTCAGCGGTTATCTGATCGGCAGCCCTGAAGCCAACAAAGCGCCTCTGCCGCCAAGGGCTGAGCTCGCCTGGTGGTATCAATTTTATTTCGCCACCGATCGCGGCCAGCTCGGCTACGGCAAATTCACGCACGACTTCAACAAGCTCATCTGGCAGACCGCCTCGCCAAAGTGGAACTTTGATGATGCAACGTTCGATCGCTCCGCCGCGTCGTTCAACAACCCGGACCACGTAGCCATCGTCATCCACAACTATCGCTGGCGGCTCGATCTGGCGCAGGGAGAGCCCAAATACGACGAGTACGAACAAAAACTCTTTGCAGGCCCAGTCATCACCGTACCTACGATCGTCCTCGAAGGGGATGCCAACGGCGCACCACACGCGAACGACGACACAGGCTATCGCAAAAAATTCGCCGGCAAATATGCATTCCGGATCATCACCGGCGGCATCGGGCACAATCTGCCTCAGGAAGCCCCACAGGCCTTCGCCAAAGCTGTCATCGAAGTCGACGGTTTCTGA
- a CDS encoding shikimate kinase, producing the protein MTPTTTKTATDSHTTAVIPAHLKRLVLTGFMGAGKSTIGRLLAARTGWTFLDLDAHLEARTGATIAELFASHGEPHFRRLESTALASALGRTDTILALGGGTPEGLTNRLLLEQTPGTFTVFLDAPFPTLFDRCMLQDIARPVLEDPAAAQLRFAHRHPLYTRLARLTINTADLTPEDTVETILAALNQSPYSQP; encoded by the coding sequence ATGACGCCAACCACTACCAAGACCGCCACCGACTCTCACACCACCGCTGTCATCCCGGCTCACCTCAAGCGTCTCGTTCTAACCGGCTTCATGGGCGCGGGCAAATCGACCATTGGACGTCTCCTCGCCGCGCGCACCGGCTGGACCTTCCTCGATCTTGACGCACATCTTGAGGCACGTACCGGCGCCACCATCGCGGAGCTCTTCGCCAGTCACGGTGAGCCTCACTTCCGCCGACTCGAATCCACGGCGCTGGCCTCCGCTCTGGGACGCACCGATACGATCCTCGCACTGGGCGGCGGCACCCCGGAAGGCCTGACGAACCGGCTCCTGCTTGAGCAAACCCCCGGCACCTTCACCGTCTTTCTGGACGCCCCCTTCCCTACCCTCTTCGACCGCTGTATGCTTCAGGACATTGCCCGCCCGGTCCTCGAGGACCCGGCAGCCGCGCAGCTCCGCTTCGCTCACCGGCACCCTCTCTACACGCGTCTTGCGCGCCTCACCATCAATACGGCCGACCTTACCCCGGAAGACACCGTCGAAACTATCCTCGCGGCCCTGAATCAAAGTCCATACTCCCAGCCCTGA
- a CDS encoding AI-2E family transporter yields MRGHILFAVGVFLLLGLAWTLQKELLIIYVSALFATVLMPVVNRITALEFHNRHASRPAAIFLLIVGVAFIVVMFLIVGLPPVIHDLNLFSAELPTRIPVIVAKLNRLPIANRLGVDAIAQRAETAVTATAGYLVGALPNWLTHVFDILSALFLCIYFMLEGEHAYRFFLSLFPRVHRLRLDATLKRAERKISKWLLGQGLLMFCLGLSSTIVFGFLHVRYFILLGFLMGLFNIIPIAGGVFTILLAAGVAALDSWTKMFGVLAFYLLYINIENAYLTPRIMRSSVNLMGLTILVALLLGTAIAGIVGALVAVPTAALLSVILDEYAVKKD; encoded by the coding sequence GTGCGCGGTCACATCCTCTTCGCCGTCGGCGTTTTCCTCCTTCTCGGCCTGGCCTGGACCCTCCAAAAAGAACTGCTGATCATCTATGTCAGCGCGCTCTTCGCCACGGTCCTGATGCCCGTGGTCAACCGCATCACGGCCCTCGAGTTTCACAACCGACACGCGTCGCGCCCTGCAGCCATCTTTCTCCTCATCGTCGGCGTGGCCTTTATCGTCGTGATGTTCCTCATCGTCGGTCTGCCGCCCGTCATCCACGACCTGAACCTGTTCTCGGCTGAATTGCCGACCCGTATCCCTGTCATCGTCGCCAAGCTCAACCGACTTCCCATCGCCAACAGGCTCGGCGTCGACGCGATTGCACAGCGTGCTGAGACTGCCGTTACCGCGACCGCGGGCTACCTCGTCGGCGCGCTGCCGAACTGGCTCACCCACGTCTTCGACATCCTCTCAGCCTTGTTTCTCTGCATCTATTTCATGCTCGAAGGGGAACACGCCTACCGCTTCTTCCTTTCTCTCTTCCCCCGCGTCCATCGCCTCCGGCTCGACGCAACGCTTAAAAGAGCCGAGCGGAAGATCAGCAAATGGCTTCTGGGACAGGGCCTGCTCATGTTCTGCCTCGGCCTCTCCAGCACGATCGTCTTCGGCTTCCTGCATGTGCGGTACTTTATCCTTCTGGGCTTCCTGATGGGCCTGTTCAACATCATCCCCATTGCCGGCGGAGTGTTCACGATCCTCCTCGCAGCCGGAGTTGCCGCACTCGACTCGTGGACCAAGATGTTCGGCGTGCTTGCCTTCTACCTGCTTTACATCAACATTGAAAACGCTTATCTCACTCCGCGCATCATGCGGTCCAGCGTCAACCTGATGGGTCTGACTATCCTTGTCGCCCTCCTTCTTGGCACCGCAATAGCCGGTATCGTTGGCGCGCTGGTTGCCGTCCCCACCGCGGCTCTCCTCTCCGTCATCCTCGACGAGTATGCCGTCAAGAAAGACTGA
- a CDS encoding CDGSH iron-sulfur domain-containing protein yields the protein MSEEVVKITVRPNGPLRVEGPIVLKDADGKEWDLTGKPAISLCRCGHSEKRPFCDGSHNRVGFQCTATPAVLT from the coding sequence ATGTCAGAAGAAGTAGTCAAGATTACTGTCCGCCCCAATGGCCCGCTGCGAGTAGAAGGCCCCATTGTCCTGAAGGACGCTGATGGCAAGGAGTGGGACCTGACGGGCAAGCCGGCGATCTCCCTTTGCCGCTGTGGACATAGCGAGAAGCGCCCCTTCTGCGATGGCTCCCACAACCGTGTGGGTTTCCAGTGCACGGCGACTCCCGCTGTCCTCACCTAA
- a CDS encoding CocE/NonD family hydrolase: protein MNARGLLKVTLLGLTLVSTGALGAQEQTNASPKTIALSSNKLDEYVGQYRLTTEPDIVNVVYRDGDKLYAEGERSPRVELQAESADHFVTRAGSRAQFVRDANGKVIGVKTAFGGSPRASSGERMLERFSDTPVRLNHFREYERSEAMIPARDGAKLHVVILRPVGSEKSGEPLPILMERTPYGTDHNSSDGVNSVKPELAASGYIFVYGDIRGRYTSEGKFVMNRPIVEHKTKKDVDETTDTHDTIDWLLKNLPNNNGRVGVFGVSYPGFLAMMAGIDAHPAVKAISPQAPMTNVWKGDDFFHNGAFRETYGFDYVQQLEAQKTDVPVNAQEDTYDFFLRNVNFAGAAKSAGMTDLPTAKAFLNQPSYTPFWQAMAVEPHLTKAEVPTLEVGGWWDQEDMWGTQAEYAALEPHDINHNVFMVLGPWNHGGWGPTTRHLGALDFGAATGDQYRKTIEAPFFEKYLKDRPGFDLKDTASFRTGVNQWERYDAWPPKAGFHAAKLYMTEGNGLSFDAPAMESKTSYVADPANPVPYRNRPIQATYGNGSKWRTWLVEDQRFVSDRKDLANFTTPVLDKDVTVTGDVMADLYAATTGSDADWIVKLIDVYPADAADGMAGYQLMVVDEIFRGRYAKSFEKPEAIKPGEVTEYKWSLHGADHTFKKGHKIMVEVQSSWFPLYDRNPQTFVPNIMTAPASAYKAQTQTIYESAKYPSHLEFSVPE, encoded by the coding sequence ATGAATGCTCGCGGCTTGTTGAAGGTAACTCTTTTGGGATTGACCTTGGTTTCGACGGGCGCTCTGGGTGCTCAGGAGCAAACCAATGCCAGTCCAAAGACGATTGCGTTGTCGTCGAACAAGCTGGATGAGTATGTCGGGCAGTACCGGTTGACGACGGAACCCGACATCGTCAACGTGGTCTATCGCGATGGCGACAAGCTGTACGCGGAAGGTGAGAGGTCTCCGCGAGTGGAACTGCAGGCTGAATCGGCGGACCACTTTGTCACCAGAGCAGGTTCGCGGGCACAGTTCGTACGAGATGCCAACGGAAAGGTAATCGGGGTGAAGACGGCGTTTGGAGGCTCCCCTCGTGCAAGTTCCGGAGAGCGGATGCTGGAGCGCTTCAGCGATACACCCGTGAGGTTGAATCACTTCCGCGAGTACGAGCGGTCGGAGGCGATGATCCCGGCACGCGATGGCGCAAAGTTGCACGTAGTGATTCTGCGGCCGGTCGGGTCGGAAAAGAGCGGAGAGCCGCTTCCCATCCTGATGGAGAGAACTCCTTACGGCACAGACCATAACTCTTCCGACGGCGTCAATTCGGTGAAGCCGGAGCTTGCAGCCAGCGGCTACATCTTTGTCTATGGCGATATTCGAGGGCGATACACGTCTGAGGGCAAGTTCGTGATGAACCGTCCGATCGTTGAGCATAAGACAAAGAAGGATGTCGATGAAACCACCGATACTCACGACACGATCGACTGGCTCCTGAAGAATCTTCCGAATAACAACGGGCGCGTGGGGGTCTTCGGCGTTTCGTATCCGGGATTTCTGGCGATGATGGCGGGCATCGACGCGCATCCGGCGGTGAAGGCAATCTCTCCGCAGGCGCCGATGACGAATGTCTGGAAGGGCGATGACTTCTTCCACAACGGAGCCTTCCGCGAGACTTATGGCTTCGACTACGTGCAGCAGCTTGAAGCGCAGAAGACAGACGTTCCTGTGAACGCACAGGAAGATACCTACGACTTCTTTTTGCGGAACGTGAATTTTGCCGGCGCAGCCAAGAGCGCTGGAATGACCGACCTGCCGACGGCGAAAGCCTTCCTGAATCAGCCTTCGTACACGCCGTTCTGGCAGGCAATGGCGGTGGAGCCACACCTGACAAAGGCCGAGGTTCCGACGCTCGAAGTGGGCGGATGGTGGGACCAGGAGGATATGTGGGGAACGCAGGCGGAGTATGCCGCACTCGAACCGCACGACATCAATCACAATGTCTTTATGGTGCTGGGGCCGTGGAACCATGGGGGGTGGGGCCCGACGACGCGGCATCTGGGCGCGCTCGACTTCGGCGCGGCTACCGGTGATCAGTATCGCAAGACCATCGAAGCTCCCTTCTTCGAGAAGTATCTGAAGGATCGGCCAGGCTTTGATTTGAAAGACACGGCCAGCTTCCGAACCGGAGTCAATCAGTGGGAGCGATACGATGCATGGCCACCTAAAGCAGGATTTCACGCGGCGAAGCTTTACATGACGGAAGGAAATGGACTGAGCTTCGACGCACCGGCAATGGAATCGAAGACGAGTTACGTAGCGGATCCTGCTAATCCCGTACCGTACAGGAACCGCCCAATTCAGGCGACCTACGGAAACGGCTCGAAGTGGCGGACATGGCTTGTCGAAGACCAGCGCTTCGTCAGCGATCGCAAAGATCTGGCAAACTTCACGACCCCCGTACTGGACAAGGATGTGACCGTCACGGGTGACGTCATGGCAGACCTTTATGCCGCGACGACGGGCAGTGACGCCGACTGGATTGTTAAGCTCATCGACGTATATCCCGCCGATGCTGCAGACGGCATGGCAGGCTATCAGCTCATGGTCGTCGATGAGATCTTTCGCGGGCGCTATGCGAAGAGCTTCGAGAAGCCGGAGGCCATCAAGCCCGGCGAGGTGACCGAGTATAAATGGAGCCTGCATGGCGCCGACCACACCTTCAAAAAAGGCCACAAGATTATGGTGGAGGTTCAGTCAAGCTGGTTCCCCCTGTACGACCGCAATCCGCAGACGTTTGTGCCAAACATCATGACGGCGCCTGCAAGCGCGTACAAGGCACAGACTCAGACCATCTACGAGTCTGCAAAATATCCATCGCATCTGGAATTTTCGGTTCCAGAATAA
- a CDS encoding NUDIX domain-containing protein — protein MTIKTISSREVYRNPWTSVREDVIERANGQRGIYGVIDKDPACIVIPLERTEEGEFLYLIEQYRYTVGGRFLELPQGGWEVADVVPEELARGELREETGLTAERMTYLATHQIAYGVMNQKHYVFLAEGLTMGASDPDAEESDLIVRRVKLADFEQMIVDGVIVDNCSVAAWGLYRLWRERQ, from the coding sequence TTGACGATCAAAACGATTAGTAGCCGCGAGGTCTACCGCAATCCATGGACGAGCGTTCGCGAAGATGTCATTGAGCGAGCCAATGGACAACGGGGAATCTACGGGGTCATCGACAAAGATCCAGCCTGCATCGTCATCCCATTGGAAAGAACCGAAGAAGGAGAGTTCCTCTACCTTATCGAGCAGTACCGATACACCGTGGGCGGTCGATTTCTTGAGCTGCCGCAGGGCGGGTGGGAAGTGGCCGATGTAGTACCCGAAGAGTTGGCGCGCGGAGAGCTTCGGGAAGAGACTGGGCTTACAGCTGAGCGAATGACTTACCTCGCGACACACCAGATCGCGTACGGAGTCATGAATCAGAAGCACTACGTTTTTCTGGCCGAGGGGTTGACGATGGGCGCGTCCGATCCAGATGCGGAAGAAAGCGACCTCATCGTGCGGCGGGTGAAGCTCGCCGACTTCGAACAGATGATCGTGGATGGAGTGATCGTCGACAACTGCTCGGTGGCGGCTTGGGGACTCTACCGGCTCTGGCGGGAGCGGCAATAG
- a CDS encoding anti-sigma factor family protein, which yields MVLNCSHVWDQISGYLDNTLDTATRADVERHLEHCEICSAVLDSTRNILILTADDRIFELPLGYSERLHSRLTEAILAGPPAVPTDGSDSSL from the coding sequence ATGGTTCTGAACTGCAGTCACGTCTGGGACCAGATCTCCGGCTATTTGGACAACACGCTTGATACCGCGACTCGCGCCGATGTAGAGCGCCACCTTGAGCATTGCGAGATCTGCTCAGCTGTTCTTGATTCGACACGAAACATTCTGATTCTTACTGCTGACGACCGCATCTTCGAACTTCCGCTCGGCTACAGCGAACGTCTTCACTCACGCCTGACCGAGGCCATTCTTGCCGGGCCGCCCGCTGTTCCAACCGATGGCAGCGATTCGTCTCTTTAG
- a CDS encoding sigma-70 family RNA polymerase sigma factor, which produces MIADILSGDHELFHELIRPHERSVYLMALSLLHNEAEAEDAAQDAFLKAYRNLGRFRAEARFSTWLISIVLNEARGRLRRIQPGLTDSLDDDREGKVTPMQLTDWREIPSQALERQEVRSLIRQALMALPLAYREVFVLREMEDRNVQETAETLGITVASVKMRLHRARLMLQKSLAPQLKSAVPETRRSFSWF; this is translated from the coding sequence ATGATAGCGGACATCCTCTCCGGCGACCACGAACTCTTTCACGAGTTGATCCGTCCGCACGAGCGCAGCGTTTACCTCATGGCGCTTTCGCTGCTCCACAATGAGGCTGAGGCTGAGGATGCCGCGCAGGATGCATTCCTCAAGGCATACCGAAACCTCGGGCGCTTCCGTGCCGAAGCCCGCTTCAGTACATGGCTCATCAGCATCGTCCTCAACGAGGCTCGCGGCCGCCTTCGCCGCATCCAGCCCGGGCTCACCGATTCGCTCGACGACGACCGCGAAGGCAAAGTCACCCCCATGCAACTTACTGACTGGCGCGAGATTCCCTCGCAGGCTCTTGAACGCCAGGAGGTCCGCTCGCTCATCCGCCAGGCTTTGATGGCGCTTCCGCTGGCCTACCGCGAGGTCTTCGTGCTGCGTGAAATGGAAGACCGCAACGTGCAGGAGACCGCCGAAACTCTCGGCATCACGGTTGCTTCGGTTAAGATGCGGCTTCATCGTGCTCGCCTGATGCTGCAGAAAAGTCTCGCGCCGCAGCTGAAGAGTGCAGTGCCAGAAACGCGAAGGAGTTTCTCATGGTTCTGA
- a CDS encoding DoxX family protein has product MKLIHRLAAWYAAFCKVAEKLCSPLLLAVRLYWGWQFVQTGWGKLHNQARTVDFFTSLNIPFPALSAHFVSGLEFFGGILLILGLASRPIAFLLTGSMFVAYWTSDREALFSIFSNPSKFYGADPYTFLFAAIMILAFGPGLFSLDALIAKKLRTSETRTKEHWENDAVTG; this is encoded by the coding sequence ATGAAGCTCATCCATCGTCTCGCCGCTTGGTACGCCGCTTTTTGCAAGGTCGCGGAAAAGCTCTGCTCGCCCCTGCTGCTCGCTGTACGACTCTACTGGGGCTGGCAGTTCGTGCAAACCGGTTGGGGTAAGCTGCATAATCAGGCGCGTACCGTCGACTTTTTTACTTCACTCAATATCCCATTCCCGGCGTTAAGCGCCCACTTCGTATCCGGGCTTGAATTCTTCGGTGGAATCTTGCTTATCCTTGGACTGGCTTCGCGCCCCATCGCGTTCCTGCTCACAGGATCGATGTTTGTTGCATACTGGACATCCGATCGCGAGGCACTCTTCTCGATCTTCAGTAACCCCAGCAAATTTTACGGAGCCGATCCCTACACCTTTCTCTTCGCTGCGATCATGATTCTGGCCTTCGGCCCGGGCCTCTTCTCGCTGGACGCTCTCATCGCCAAGAAGCTCCGAACTTCCGAGACCCGCACCAAAGAGCATTGGGAGAACGATGCAGTTACCGGCTAG
- a CDS encoding DNA-binding domain-containing protein — translation MAAAVMRPLTFNEQMRKRDASCPSVADEAGAFIRPNDRLTSFERLEIYNRQYWFRLFSSFEEDFPGLKSIVGSRKFQALMRAYLEAHPSRSFTLRNLGSSLVDWLKENPQYTAPNTESAIAMAALEWAHIEAFDNESREPLAADEIASLDGDSHITLQPYLRLLTAPYAVDDALLAVREGSQPSGTQASNAVGIHVVRRTRSRRPSQQQIYLAIHRHDDTVYYKRLSREDFLLLQSLEEGQSLGEAIEAAFADSTTPESDRPAIIQSAFHHWMQMGWLCAPRATTETL, via the coding sequence ATGGCTGCTGCCGTTATGCGGCCGCTCACATTCAACGAGCAGATGCGCAAGCGTGATGCCTCGTGCCCCTCGGTTGCGGATGAGGCTGGCGCATTCATCCGTCCCAACGATCGGCTGACGTCGTTTGAGCGCCTGGAGATTTACAACCGGCAATACTGGTTCCGTCTTTTTTCCTCGTTCGAGGAGGACTTTCCTGGCCTCAAATCCATCGTCGGTAGCCGCAAATTTCAAGCGCTGATGCGTGCCTATCTTGAGGCTCACCCCTCGCGCTCCTTCACATTGCGTAATCTGGGCTCCTCACTTGTCGATTGGCTTAAGGAGAATCCTCAATACACGGCTCCAAACACGGAATCCGCAATTGCGATGGCCGCTCTCGAATGGGCGCACATCGAGGCCTTCGACAATGAGAGCCGCGAACCTCTTGCTGCTGACGAGATCGCCAGCCTCGACGGCGACTCCCACATCACCCTGCAACCCTACCTGCGCCTGTTGACCGCGCCCTATGCCGTCGACGACGCTCTACTTGCCGTGCGCGAAGGCTCGCAGCCATCTGGCACGCAGGCCAGCAATGCCGTCGGTATTCATGTCGTTCGACGCACGCGTTCTCGGCGGCCGTCGCAGCAGCAGATCTATCTCGCCATTCACCGTCATGACGATACCGTCTATTACAAGCGTCTCTCGCGCGAAGACTTTCTGCTGCTTCAATCTCTCGAAGAGGGTCAATCTCTCGGCGAAGCGATCGAAGCCGCCTTCGCCGATAGCACAACGCCGGAATCCGATCGTCCAGCCATCATCCAATCCGCTTTCCATCACTGGATGCAGATGGGCTGGCTCTGCGCACCACGCGCCACCACGGAGACCTTATGA
- a CDS encoding DUF692 domain-containing protein, translating into MPANRFNGFTEYGVGIGLRVPHYRHILEKKPVVDWFEIISENYMIDGGRPLTVLDSILDQYRVVQHGVSMYFGSAEPLSREHLRRLKALVRRTGTPWLSDHLCWGSVDGTYTHDLLPMPYTFEAARNTAERIRQAQDFLEVPIAVENVSSYAEFHVSEMTEWEFLNEVVEQADCGILLDVNNIYVSSQNHNFNPRQYVEAIPADRVAQIHIAGHSKFEKYILDTHDHPVLDPVWGLYARAIERCGPTATLLEWDDSIPSFEEVHAEALKANRYLRRHEQAAPLAVTA; encoded by the coding sequence ATGCCAGCGAATCGTTTCAACGGTTTTACGGAATACGGAGTCGGCATTGGTCTTCGTGTTCCTCATTATCGTCACATTCTCGAGAAGAAGCCCGTCGTCGATTGGTTCGAGATTATCTCCGAGAACTACATGATCGACGGTGGCCGTCCGCTTACCGTTCTCGACAGTATTCTTGACCAATACCGCGTCGTACAGCACGGTGTCTCGATGTACTTCGGCTCGGCTGAACCATTGTCGCGTGAGCATCTGCGCCGCCTAAAGGCTCTTGTCCGTCGCACTGGAACTCCGTGGCTCTCCGACCATCTGTGCTGGGGCAGCGTGGATGGCACCTATACTCACGACCTTCTTCCGATGCCCTACACCTTCGAGGCCGCACGTAACACTGCCGAAAGGATTCGACAGGCCCAGGACTTTCTTGAAGTACCCATAGCAGTCGAAAACGTCAGCAGCTACGCGGAGTTTCATGTCTCCGAGATGACGGAGTGGGAGTTCCTCAACGAGGTCGTCGAGCAGGCCGATTGCGGCATATTGCTTGATGTGAACAACATCTATGTCTCCTCCCAGAACCATAACTTCAACCCGCGCCAGTATGTTGAGGCCATACCAGCAGATCGCGTCGCCCAGATCCACATCGCCGGCCACTCAAAGTTTGAGAAGTACATTCTCGACACGCACGACCATCCGGTTCTAGATCCAGTGTGGGGACTCTATGCTCGCGCGATTGAACGCTGCGGGCCGACTGCGACGCTGCTCGAGTGGGACGATTCCATCCCGTCCTTCGAGGAGGTCCATGCCGAAGCCCTGAAGGCCAACCGTTATTTGCGAAGACACGAGCAGGCGGCTCCTCTCGCGGTGACCGCATGA
- a CDS encoding DUF2076 domain-containing protein, which translates to MTAQEQQMLQDLTERINSTQLQEKDPDAAQFLQQTLGRNPDALYILAQTVLVQQYALDQAQKQLADARGQLDAVRQQPKHATSFLGNLLGRDDEPSRPAPPPPLPAQPQYTPVVYGGQPSVPGYGAPQSGGFLRSALQTATGVAAGALAFEGIESLMHGFGHGGGYGSGFGGFGESNRPEEIVNNYYGDATPSEHSGHLSPDIEDRRGESRFSEAVDNDDHGDSLMGSDDTNDTADNFADDSADFGDSSDGGFDSGNDDNSF; encoded by the coding sequence ATGACCGCGCAAGAACAGCAGATGCTTCAAGACCTCACTGAGCGCATCAACAGCACCCAACTTCAGGAGAAGGATCCTGACGCCGCGCAGTTTCTGCAGCAGACCCTGGGACGTAATCCGGATGCGCTCTACATCCTCGCTCAAACTGTGCTCGTGCAGCAGTACGCGCTCGATCAGGCGCAAAAACAACTCGCCGACGCACGCGGCCAACTTGATGCCGTTCGACAGCAGCCGAAACATGCGACGAGCTTCCTCGGCAACCTGCTCGGCCGCGACGACGAGCCCTCACGCCCGGCCCCCCCGCCTCCGCTACCTGCTCAGCCGCAGTACACTCCCGTTGTCTACGGGGGGCAGCCATCCGTTCCAGGATACGGCGCGCCTCAGTCTGGCGGCTTTCTCCGCTCGGCTTTGCAGACTGCTACCGGCGTTGCAGCCGGCGCACTGGCTTTTGAAGGCATTGAGAGCCTTATGCATGGCTTCGGTCATGGTGGAGGTTATGGCTCGGGCTTTGGCGGGTTTGGCGAATCGAACCGCCCCGAAGAGATCGTCAACAACTACTACGGCGACGCCACTCCTTCGGAGCACTCCGGGCATCTCTCCCCAGACATCGAAGATCGTCGCGGCGAATCGCGCTTCTCTGAGGCGGTGGACAACGATGATCACGGAGATAGCCTGATGGGCAGCGACGACACCAACGACACGGCAGATAATTTTGCCGACGATTCTGCTGATTTTGGTGACAGCTCCGACGGTGGCTTCGACTCTGGCAACGACGACAACAGCTTCTAA